In Hamadaea flava, a genomic segment contains:
- a CDS encoding TetR/AcrR family transcriptional regulator: protein MGRPKEHGDQTRDALLSAAAAVLHDEGPGAVSVRRVADDAGTSTRAVYSLFGDKSGLLTALAQEAAETMRRHHEAVPERDDPLDELPDLALAYRAAALERPHVYGIYLGEGVDLDHDAQALYYRSFDRVLRTLRRAAASGRLGDHEPVDVGRHLWALVHGLASLELKGFLGDPARARRLWLDAIAATVRGYAP from the coding sequence GTGGGACGACCGAAAGAACACGGCGACCAGACCCGGGACGCGCTACTGAGCGCGGCCGCCGCCGTGCTGCACGACGAAGGGCCAGGGGCCGTCAGCGTCCGGCGGGTCGCCGACGACGCCGGGACGAGCACCCGTGCGGTCTACAGCCTGTTCGGCGACAAAAGCGGACTGCTGACCGCACTCGCCCAAGAGGCCGCCGAAACGATGCGCCGCCACCACGAAGCCGTCCCCGAACGCGACGACCCCCTCGACGAACTACCCGACCTCGCACTCGCCTACCGAGCCGCCGCCCTCGAACGACCCCACGTGTACGGGATCTACCTCGGCGAAGGCGTCGACCTCGACCACGACGCCCAAGCGCTCTACTACCGCAGCTTCGACCGCGTCCTGCGTACGCTGCGTCGCGCCGCCGCCTCCGGCCGGCTCGGCGACCACGAACCGGTCGACGTCGGCCGCCACCTGTGGGCGCTCGTCCACGGACTCGCGTCGCTGGAGCTCAAGGGATTCCTCGGCGATCCGGCGCGAGCGCGGCGGCTCTGGCTGGACGCGATCGCCGCGACCGTACGGGGCTACGCTCCCTGA
- a CDS encoding NAD(P)/FAD-dependent oxidoreductase: protein MKYDVVVVGTRVAGAATALLLARQGVRVLAVDRARAGSDTLSTHQIQLPGGARLRRWGLLDQVAATGCPPASSMRFDSGYAVLSGAYPEVDGVGAVYSPRRTLLDVLLQEAAAEAGATLRDGFVVAGLRTGRDGRVTGIRGAAKGGVAEDIEADLVIGADGKHSTVAQAVGAATYLDRGATAAACYAYFEGLPVTGGEVYVRPDRMVGLWPTNDGLTIVFLSVPAARFAAMRTDLDTAFRELVGGVADLGPRLAAATQAERLRATPDLPNRFRTPHGPGWALVGDAGVVMDPCTGLGIGHALHDAELFSEAVLTGDLSHAHQVRDAYRRPVFDLTTRLAAHRPDRTGAVLFPAIARDPRLVTEFLGVLTGITPPDRFFRPGRLRRIVGWRGLGRLALARGHAPAHAGAAAFSR, encoded by the coding sequence ATGAAGTACGACGTGGTGGTCGTGGGCACGCGGGTGGCCGGGGCGGCGACCGCGCTGCTGCTGGCCCGGCAGGGCGTACGCGTCCTCGCCGTGGATCGGGCGCGAGCGGGAAGCGACACGCTGTCCACCCATCAGATCCAGCTCCCAGGCGGAGCCCGGCTGCGCCGATGGGGCCTGCTTGACCAGGTCGCCGCGACCGGCTGCCCGCCCGCGTCCTCGATGCGCTTCGACTCCGGGTACGCCGTGCTCTCCGGTGCGTACCCGGAGGTGGACGGCGTCGGCGCGGTCTACAGCCCCCGGCGTACGCTGCTCGACGTCCTGCTGCAGGAGGCGGCGGCGGAAGCGGGAGCGACGCTGCGGGACGGCTTCGTCGTCGCGGGACTGCGTACGGGGCGCGACGGCCGGGTGACCGGCATCCGGGGCGCGGCCAAGGGCGGCGTCGCCGAGGACATCGAAGCCGATCTCGTGATCGGGGCGGACGGCAAGCACTCCACCGTCGCCCAGGCCGTCGGCGCGGCGACCTATCTCGACCGTGGCGCGACCGCCGCGGCGTGCTACGCGTACTTCGAAGGGCTGCCCGTCACCGGAGGCGAGGTCTACGTCCGCCCGGATCGCATGGTCGGGCTGTGGCCGACCAACGACGGGCTCACCATCGTCTTCCTCTCCGTCCCGGCGGCTCGCTTCGCCGCGATGCGTACCGACTTGGACACCGCGTTCCGGGAGTTGGTCGGCGGCGTGGCGGACCTCGGACCCCGGCTGGCCGCCGCGACGCAGGCGGAACGGCTGCGGGCCACGCCGGATCTGCCGAACCGGTTCCGGACGCCGCACGGGCCGGGCTGGGCACTCGTGGGTGACGCCGGGGTGGTCATGGACCCCTGCACGGGTCTCGGCATCGGGCACGCGTTGCACGACGCCGAGCTGTTCAGCGAGGCCGTGCTCACCGGCGACCTCAGCCACGCGCACCAGGTGCGTGACGCGTACCGGCGGCCCGTCTTCGACCTGACGACGCGGCTGGCGGCACATCGGCCCGACCGCACCGGTGCCGTGCTGTTCCCGGCGATCGCCCGCGATCCCCGTCTCGTCACGGAGTTCCTCGGCGTGCTGACCGGGATCACCCCGCCGGATCGCTTCTTCCGCCCGGGGCGGCTACGTCGCATCGTCGGCTGGCGGGGGCTCGGCCGGCTCGCCCTCGCGCGGGGGCACGCCCCGGCTCACGCGGGCGCGGCGGCCTTCAGCCGGTAG
- a CDS encoding PrsW family intramembrane metalloprotease: MTTPSESQPPPGDQPPGGQPGSPPPGYRPPPPDYRVLGQPTGGWPVVPPQRHGPPPGYPPQGRPPGHQPAGYQPPGLQPPGFPPQQFRPVRPAPVPVSAPVDPAAYRVGRLAVAFGVCGVVLLLIALAAGAAIIRDDDPTLSGFGIVNLVVIALVLIGAIIGAIVVMTIALSGGSTRTRWRALAISGGVVFGLPAFLMLLILLLEAGISWRGALLSIPTTTFALWTFRRMQRNRKPPWWLVLAAFGWGSVVSSYFAQIVEGMLHAVIRSEVQPGTAAIVGHAAAAAFPEEFVKASGVVVLVLLCRRRIDGMLSGLVIGACVGLGFQFAESMSYMTQGLDSVLYQHWYRQVTGLLVSHATYAGIIGAGVGLATQLKDWPRRIMVATGGLLFAIAAHLVWDFCAMGHFYWESSDANVQLFIIQPANLIVLKGPAFLVLLTLVIVALRQETRSLHRQLRAEAANRLGAVTPDEVSLLLNASRRFRLRLRTLREGSFAAYQQIKRLHTAQLELAFTRWRRERGESAPPGTEEALRQRIYRLKAAAPA; this comes from the coding sequence ATGACCACGCCCTCGGAAAGCCAGCCGCCACCCGGCGATCAGCCGCCGGGAGGTCAGCCGGGAAGTCCGCCGCCGGGGTATCGGCCGCCGCCACCGGACTACCGGGTGCTGGGGCAGCCGACGGGCGGCTGGCCCGTGGTGCCGCCGCAGCGGCATGGGCCGCCGCCGGGCTACCCGCCGCAAGGTCGACCGCCAGGACATCAACCCGCCGGATACCAGCCCCCGGGACTCCAGCCCCCGGGATTTCCGCCGCAGCAGTTCCGGCCGGTCCGGCCCGCACCGGTGCCGGTGTCCGCTCCGGTGGATCCGGCGGCGTACCGGGTCGGGCGGTTGGCTGTCGCGTTCGGCGTCTGCGGCGTCGTGCTACTGCTGATCGCGCTCGCCGCGGGCGCCGCGATCATCCGGGACGACGACCCGACGCTGTCCGGCTTCGGGATCGTCAATCTGGTCGTCATCGCCCTCGTCCTGATCGGCGCGATCATCGGCGCGATCGTCGTGATGACGATCGCGCTTTCCGGTGGCTCCACGCGTACGCGGTGGCGGGCGCTGGCCATCAGCGGCGGAGTGGTCTTCGGCCTCCCGGCGTTCCTGATGCTGCTCATTCTGCTGCTGGAGGCCGGGATCTCCTGGCGGGGCGCGCTGCTGAGCATCCCCACCACCACGTTCGCGCTGTGGACGTTCCGGCGGATGCAGCGCAACCGGAAACCGCCGTGGTGGCTGGTGCTGGCCGCGTTCGGCTGGGGCTCGGTCGTCTCGTCGTACTTCGCGCAGATCGTCGAGGGCATGCTGCACGCGGTGATCCGATCGGAGGTGCAGCCGGGCACCGCGGCGATCGTGGGGCACGCGGCGGCGGCCGCGTTCCCGGAGGAGTTCGTCAAGGCGTCCGGTGTCGTGGTCCTCGTGCTCCTGTGCCGACGACGGATCGACGGCATGCTCAGCGGCCTGGTCATCGGCGCGTGCGTCGGTCTCGGCTTCCAGTTCGCGGAGTCCATGTCGTATATGACGCAGGGTCTCGACTCGGTCCTCTACCAGCACTGGTACCGGCAGGTCACCGGGCTGCTCGTCAGCCACGCGACGTACGCCGGGATCATCGGGGCCGGCGTCGGGCTGGCCACGCAACTCAAGGACTGGCCACGCCGGATCATGGTCGCGACCGGCGGGCTCCTGTTCGCCATCGCCGCCCACCTCGTCTGGGACTTCTGCGCCATGGGTCACTTCTACTGGGAGTCCAGCGACGCGAACGTCCAGCTGTTCATCATCCAGCCGGCCAACTTGATCGTCCTCAAGGGACCGGCGTTCCTCGTGCTGCTCACGCTGGTGATCGTCGCGCTGCGACAGGAGACCCGGTCGCTGCACCGCCAGCTGCGGGCCGAGGCGGCCAACCGGCTCGGCGCGGTCACCCCGGACGAGGTGTCGTTGCTGCTGAACGCCTCACGGCGGTTCCGCCTGCGGCTGCGTACGCTGCGCGAGGGCAGCTTTGCGGCGTACCAGCAGATCAAACGCCTGCACACCGCGCAGCTGGAACTGGCGTTCACCCGCTGGCGGCGCGAACGTGGCGAAAGCGCGCCGCCAGGCACCGAGGAGGCTCTGCGCCAGCGCATCTACCGGCTGAAGGCCGCCGCGCCCGCGTGA
- a CDS encoding class I SAM-dependent methyltransferase, translating to MLLRVLADGVPIDCGGVADGFTGCYGKLPAIGIAAVATIAAAAVVGHAVLAALVPQLFNAMTGVPTGGGEGLLGGGSPTVKVGGLRVPVLPSIGPSVPFAGRVLLVGEGNFSFTAANLGLGRAIPQNVTATAYSPDGRFPPDVLSRADQLRAMGANVRLQVDARNLPADLAGGAPFNTVIFQFPHPGGPRTGASVAGRQLMRDFFASAAQRLAPGGKVVLTLRNQHYVSHWRPAEAAAAAGLRLESVTEFHQGHYPGYGHVTTSAGATSPDVSQGFTFVFTRG from the coding sequence ATGCTGCTGAGAGTGCTGGCCGACGGCGTACCCATCGACTGCGGCGGGGTGGCCGACGGCTTCACCGGCTGCTACGGCAAGCTTCCCGCGATCGGCATCGCCGCGGTCGCGACGATCGCCGCGGCGGCGGTCGTCGGCCACGCCGTCCTCGCCGCGCTCGTCCCGCAGCTGTTCAACGCGATGACCGGGGTGCCGACCGGCGGCGGGGAAGGTCTGCTCGGCGGGGGCTCGCCGACGGTCAAGGTGGGGGGCCTTCGCGTACCGGTGCTGCCGTCGATCGGGCCGAGTGTGCCGTTCGCCGGGCGTGTCCTGCTGGTCGGCGAAGGCAACTTCTCGTTCACCGCGGCGAATCTCGGGCTCGGCCGGGCGATTCCGCAGAACGTGACCGCGACGGCGTACTCACCGGACGGCCGGTTCCCGCCGGACGTCCTGTCGCGCGCCGACCAGTTGCGGGCGATGGGGGCCAACGTACGCCTGCAGGTCGACGCCCGGAACCTGCCTGCGGACCTGGCCGGTGGAGCGCCGTTCAACACGGTGATCTTCCAGTTTCCGCATCCGGGCGGACCGCGTACCGGGGCGTCGGTGGCCGGTCGTCAGCTGATGCGGGACTTCTTCGCGAGCGCGGCGCAGCGGCTGGCGCCTGGTGGCAAGGTCGTGCTGACGCTGCGCAACCAGCACTACGTCAGCCACTGGCGACCGGCCGAGGCGGCCGCGGCGGCCGGGCTGCGCCTGGAGTCCGTGACCGAGTTCCACCAGGGCCACTATCCTGGCTACGGCCATGTCACGACGAGCGCGGGCGCGACTTCGCCGGACGTCTCGCAGGGTTTCACCTTCGTCTTCACCCGCGGCTGA
- a CDS encoding alpha-ketoglutarate-dependent dioxygenase AlkB, with protein sequence MTAVAGVDGLVEVPGYLGPAEQERLLTVIDGQPWRADLKRRVQHYGYRYDYTRRTVSRDQYLGPLPPWAAELATRLRSDGHVSRDLDQLIVNEYEPGQGISAHVDCVPCFADTVVSISLGSTCVMTYSRRDKSAKVDVLLEPGSLLVMAGPARYDWLHAIAARKSDRWAGAVLPRGRRVSLTFRTVLPSPPAPSPSPGGLSARS encoded by the coding sequence GTGACCGCAGTGGCCGGGGTCGACGGCCTCGTCGAGGTGCCGGGTTATCTCGGCCCGGCCGAGCAGGAGCGGCTGCTGACGGTCATCGACGGCCAGCCGTGGCGAGCCGACCTGAAACGGCGCGTGCAGCACTACGGCTACCGGTACGACTACACGCGCCGCACGGTGTCGCGGGACCAGTATCTCGGCCCGCTGCCGCCGTGGGCGGCCGAACTGGCCACGCGGCTACGGTCCGACGGACACGTGTCCCGCGATCTCGACCAGCTGATCGTCAACGAGTACGAACCCGGGCAGGGCATCTCGGCCCATGTGGACTGCGTGCCCTGCTTCGCCGACACCGTGGTGTCGATCAGCCTCGGCTCGACCTGCGTGATGACCTACAGCCGGCGCGACAAGAGCGCGAAAGTGGACGTGCTGCTGGAACCGGGCAGCCTGCTCGTCATGGCCGGCCCCGCCCGATACGACTGGCTGCACGCCATCGCCGCCCGGAAATCCGACCGCTGGGCAGGCGCGGTCCTGCCCCGGGGCCGCCGGGTCTCGCTGACCTTCCGCACCGTCCTCCCCTCGCCCCCTGCCCCTTCCCCCTCCCCCGGTGGGCTTTCCGCGCGATCATGA
- a CDS encoding RecQ family ATP-dependent DNA helicase — translation MSQGMSETLKRLSDVARTTFGWESLRPAQAEAMEHVVAGRDTLVVSPTGSGKSAIYQVPAVLVGGPTIVVSPLIALQRDQVKGLLGRGGPEAHVVNSSRSDRANDASFEAIQTGSAEFLFLAPEQLAKEEVVAELAEAKPSLFVVDEAHCVSSWGHDFRPDYLRLGEVVARLGHPTVIALTATASPPVRADILERLAMRDAVELVKGFDRPNIRLEVSREVTEREKRREIVDRVVALDPPGLLYVQTRGETEEYAKALRDAGEEAYAYHAGLSAAERAEVHDAFLHSDRAIVVATSAFGMGIDKPDVRFVLHAAPAESLDSYYQQIGRAGRDGQAATAVLYFRPEDLRLPRFFTSGKVDEELLRQVSTTVKEAGGPIKLDDVAAKLDVSRARVTRSVNLLQEALAVLTTPDGLEWMDSVSVSDAVEAAAEEAEQMRTIELTRVEMMRGYAETEDCRRQFLLGYFGEELDALCDNCDTCAAGTAEDKAGLDTGFAVQSRVRHSEWGAGIVMREEEDRITVLFESVGYRTLALKAVKARNLLVVE, via the coding sequence ATGAGCCAGGGGATGAGCGAGACCTTGAAGCGGCTGAGCGACGTGGCGCGGACGACCTTCGGCTGGGAGAGCCTGCGCCCGGCGCAGGCGGAGGCGATGGAGCACGTGGTCGCGGGCCGGGACACTTTGGTGGTCTCGCCGACCGGGTCCGGCAAGTCGGCGATCTACCAGGTGCCGGCCGTGCTGGTCGGTGGGCCGACGATCGTCGTGTCGCCGCTGATCGCGCTCCAGCGTGACCAGGTCAAGGGACTGCTCGGGCGCGGCGGGCCGGAAGCGCACGTGGTGAACTCGTCGCGGTCCGACCGGGCCAACGACGCGTCGTTCGAGGCGATCCAGACCGGCAGCGCCGAGTTCCTGTTCCTCGCACCGGAGCAGCTCGCGAAGGAGGAGGTCGTCGCCGAGCTGGCCGAGGCCAAGCCGTCGCTGTTCGTGGTGGACGAGGCGCACTGCGTCTCCTCGTGGGGCCACGACTTCCGGCCGGACTATCTGCGGCTCGGCGAGGTCGTCGCCCGGCTCGGCCACCCGACCGTCATCGCGCTCACCGCGACCGCCTCGCCGCCCGTCCGCGCCGACATCCTCGAACGGCTCGCCATGCGCGACGCGGTCGAGCTGGTCAAGGGCTTCGACCGGCCCAACATCCGGCTCGAGGTGTCGCGGGAGGTCACCGAGCGCGAGAAGCGGCGCGAGATCGTCGACCGGGTGGTCGCCCTCGACCCGCCCGGCCTGCTCTACGTGCAGACCCGTGGCGAGACCGAGGAGTACGCCAAGGCGCTGCGCGACGCCGGCGAGGAGGCGTACGCGTACCACGCCGGGCTGTCGGCGGCCGAGCGGGCCGAGGTGCACGACGCCTTCCTGCACTCCGACCGGGCGATCGTGGTCGCCACCTCCGCCTTCGGGATGGGCATCGACAAGCCGGATGTGCGGTTCGTCCTGCACGCCGCCCCGGCCGAGTCGCTCGACTCGTACTACCAGCAGATCGGCCGGGCGGGCCGGGACGGGCAGGCGGCGACCGCCGTGCTGTACTTCCGCCCCGAGGATCTGCGGCTGCCCCGCTTCTTCACCTCCGGCAAGGTCGACGAGGAGCTGCTACGGCAGGTCTCCACGACGGTCAAGGAAGCCGGCGGGCCGATCAAGCTGGACGACGTCGCCGCGAAGCTGGACGTGAGCCGGGCCCGGGTGACCCGCTCGGTCAACCTCCTGCAGGAGGCGCTGGCCGTGCTGACCACCCCGGACGGTCTGGAGTGGATGGACTCGGTCAGCGTCTCGGACGCCGTCGAGGCCGCCGCCGAGGAGGCGGAGCAGATGCGCACGATCGAGCTGACCCGCGTCGAGATGATGCGCGGGTACGCCGAGACCGAGGACTGCCGCCGCCAGTTCCTGCTCGGCTACTTCGGCGAGGAACTGGACGCGCTGTGCGACAACTGCGACACCTGCGCCGCCGGGACGGCCGAGGACAAGGCGGGCCTGGACACCGGCTTCGCCGTGCAGTCGCGCGTACGCCACTCGGAGTGGGGCGCCGGCATCGTCATGCGCGAGGAGGAGGACCGGATCACGGTGCTCTTCGAGTCGGTCGGCTACCGGACGCTGGCCCTCAAGGCGGTCAAGGCCCGCAACCTGCTGGTGGTCGAGTGA
- a CDS encoding elongation factor G has translation MPTLRPTLNLGILAHVDAGKTSLTERLLLSAGVIDVLGSVDSGSTQTDSLELERRRGITIKSAVVSFTVHTPAGDTVVNLIDTPGHPDFIAEVERVLGVLDGVVLVVSAVEGVQAQTRVLFRTVRRLGLPVIVFVNKTDRAGADVPAVLAQIRARLGAPVVPMPVGDCAVDVLTGQDDDLLTAFVDGSLSDAMVQGSLRRQSRAGTVLAAYAGSAITGDGVDALLAALPGLLPSRCPAVDAPLSGVVFKVERGGNGEKIAYTQILAGCLRVRDRIPVRGADAKVTAIQVFDDGTAVPRNSVEAGRIAKVWGLTDVRIGDAIGEYRATMGQLFAPPTLETVVVPDAADRTAVHTALTQLAEQDPLINLRQDDVRGELYLSLYGEVQKEVIQTTLTEQYGVAVTFRETTMICAERVVGVGAAVEHIYRNPFLATVGLRVEPGTPGSGVTVRLDVPVETMPLFVYKAVDVFRDALEQTVRETLQQGLRGWRVEDVVVTLTDCDYNSPGTTAGDYRKLVPMVLMEALRQAGTVVCEPVHRLTIEGPADTLSAVLRLLAQHGAVPYAPVPAGPAFELTADVPAAEVHAVQQRLPAVTRGEGVLEAEFDHYRPLRGRAPERARTDLNPLHRKEYLLHVLRRV, from the coding sequence GTGCCTACTCTTCGTCCCACTCTCAATCTCGGAATCCTGGCGCATGTCGACGCCGGTAAGACCAGCCTGACCGAGCGGCTGTTGCTGTCGGCCGGGGTGATCGACGTGCTCGGCAGTGTCGACTCCGGCAGTACGCAGACCGACTCCCTGGAGCTGGAACGCCGCCGGGGCATCACGATCAAGTCGGCGGTGGTGTCGTTCACCGTGCACACCCCGGCCGGTGACACGGTGGTGAATCTGATCGACACTCCGGGGCATCCGGATTTCATCGCCGAGGTCGAACGGGTCCTCGGTGTCCTCGACGGTGTCGTGCTGGTCGTGTCGGCGGTCGAGGGCGTGCAGGCGCAGACGCGGGTGTTGTTTCGCACCGTACGCCGTCTCGGCCTGCCGGTGATCGTGTTCGTGAACAAGACCGACCGGGCCGGCGCGGACGTACCGGCCGTGCTGGCGCAGATCCGGGCCCGGCTCGGTGCGCCGGTCGTGCCGATGCCCGTGGGCGACTGCGCTGTGGACGTGCTCACCGGCCAGGACGACGACCTGCTCACGGCGTTCGTCGACGGCAGCTTGTCCGATGCCATGGTGCAGGGGTCGTTGCGGCGGCAGTCACGGGCCGGGACGGTCCTGGCGGCGTACGCGGGGTCGGCGATCACCGGCGACGGCGTGGACGCCCTGCTCGCGGCGTTGCCGGGGTTGCTGCCGTCGCGGTGCCCGGCCGTGGACGCCCCGTTGTCGGGGGTGGTGTTCAAGGTCGAGCGCGGCGGCAACGGCGAGAAGATCGCGTACACGCAGATCCTCGCGGGATGCCTGCGGGTCCGCGACCGGATCCCGGTGCGCGGAGCCGACGCGAAGGTGACCGCGATCCAGGTGTTCGACGACGGCACGGCGGTCCCACGGAACTCGGTCGAGGCCGGACGCATCGCGAAAGTCTGGGGCCTGACCGACGTCCGCATCGGCGACGCGATCGGCGAGTACCGGGCGACGATGGGTCAGCTGTTCGCGCCGCCGACGTTGGAGACGGTGGTCGTGCCCGACGCGGCCGACCGGACGGCGGTGCATACCGCGCTGACTCAGCTGGCCGAGCAGGACCCGTTGATCAACCTCCGCCAGGACGACGTACGCGGCGAGCTGTACCTGTCGCTCTACGGGGAGGTGCAGAAGGAGGTCATCCAGACCACCCTGACCGAGCAGTACGGCGTCGCGGTGACGTTCCGGGAGACCACGATGATCTGTGCCGAGCGGGTCGTCGGCGTCGGCGCGGCGGTCGAGCACATCTACCGCAATCCGTTCCTCGCCACGGTCGGGCTGCGCGTCGAACCCGGTACGCCCGGCAGCGGCGTGACGGTCCGGTTGGACGTGCCGGTCGAGACCATGCCGTTGTTCGTCTACAAGGCGGTCGACGTCTTCCGGGACGCCCTGGAGCAGACCGTACGCGAGACGCTCCAGCAGGGACTACGCGGCTGGCGGGTGGAGGACGTCGTGGTCACGCTCACCGACTGCGACTACAACTCGCCCGGCACGACGGCGGGGGACTACCGCAAGCTGGTGCCGATGGTGCTGATGGAGGCGTTGCGGCAGGCGGGCACGGTCGTGTGCGAGCCGGTGCACCGACTGACGATCGAAGGGCCGGCCGACACGCTCAGCGCGGTGCTGCGGTTGCTCGCCCAGCACGGAGCCGTCCCGTACGCACCGGTGCCGGCCGGGCCGGCGTTCGAGCTGACCGCCGACGTCCCGGCGGCCGAGGTGCACGCGGTTCAGCAGCGGCTGCCCGCGGTGACCCGGGGCGAGGGTGTGCTCGAAGCCGAGTTCGACCACTACCGCCCCCTCCGCGGCCGCGCCCCGGAACGCGCGCGAACCGACCTCAACCCGTTGCACCGCAAGGAATACCTGCTGCACGTCCTGCGCCGGGTCTGA
- a CDS encoding CD225/dispanin family protein: MTDPYGRPSYRGDSSPGLWLGLSIAATLFCCTPLGIVGIVFSAMAMDANSRGDHGLAEERTERAKSWTLWAVGLGVLIIILYICLLANRAGSRDY, translated from the coding sequence ATGACCGATCCCTACGGCCGCCCCTCCTACCGCGGTGACAGCTCGCCGGGGTTGTGGCTCGGCCTGTCCATCGCGGCCACCCTGTTCTGCTGCACCCCGCTCGGCATCGTCGGCATCGTCTTCTCGGCGATGGCGATGGACGCCAACAGCCGCGGCGACCACGGGCTGGCCGAGGAGCGGACCGAACGCGCCAAGAGCTGGACGTTGTGGGCGGTCGGCCTGGGTGTGCTGATCATCATCCTGTACATCTGCCTCCTGGCGAATCGGGCCGGCAGCCGCGACTACTAG